ATCCACGAAAGTGGTCCTCCGTTTCAGAACACCAAGTAACTGTACGCTGTAGGCATTAAGATGCAGTTACTGAACGCCGTAAGCATCCCAACCCTCCTTCGACTTTATCAATCGGGCCATATAAAACCTTCTAATCTATTTACTCACCGTAAGTGGCCAATCGAATGTCCTTACACATTGCCAGGCTTTGTCGTCCTATATCTAAACTTGGCTACAGATTATCCCTTCTCAGAAGTTCATAAGGCATATCATAGCTTCCAAATGGCGGCCCAGGAAGGTGCTTTGAAGGTTGCGATTGACTTCTAATCCCATTTAAGATCTCTCGGATCGTTTGGTCGATGCCATGACATGTTTAAGTCACGCACTAGCTAGGTAGAACCGATCAGCTTAAGGCAGGTACAAAGTGCCTAGTCACATAGAATATCCATCCAAGCTCAACAGTTTCCAGCATAcatataattactatattcaCTAGTAGAAATAGTAGAAACTCTCTCATCCGTTGATATATAGTATCGACAgtactattataatactttaGAAGGAGCCTTACAGAAGATGAGTCTCAAAAATACCTCGGTGTGCCCTACATATATCCATTAAATCCTTCCACGCCTTCCATAAATTCCTCTATGTCGGCCCTGTTTTTCATCCGCTCTCTCAATTGTGAAAGTACTGTCTCAATCCCCTGCTGTTTAAAAGTAGGTTCTACCCTAGCATTGAGGAGTATTGTAACTGCACGCCTAGAGCCCCAGCCCAGAGAATCACATAAGCAGTCATCGTGATCTGAATTTTGCAAGTCGCCTCTTGTAGCGTGGAGGCCCAGCAGAAGCTGCACGATGTCCGCATGCCCAGCGTCTGCTGCCTTTCTAATCGGAAGGTAACCCCGTTTATCCTTTATATTTAGCAAGATATCTTTATGGGCAACGAGTAGGCGAACCACTGCTTCGTGCCGTCTGCTACATGCCAATGAAAGGGCAGTGTCGCCGTCGTCACTCATCGAATTGACCTCAATCTCTTTCCTAGCCAGCAATGCGTCCACAATCCGCATGCTGCCACGTTTAGCAGCACGTAAAAGTGGTGACATACCGGATTCTCCTTTTAGGTTCAGGTCCACAGCCTCGCAACTTAGCAAAAGGCGTACGACATCTTCGTGTTCTCCACGTATAGCTGCCAAAAGAGGTGTTGACCCGCCGTAGGAGAGTATATTGGGAAGTAGGTCTTGTCTCTGGAGGAATTGCCGAACTGTGTCACTGTACCCTCTGACAGCAGCTTCCCAGAGGGGCGTTGAGCCCTCGTCCATATGAGCATTCGGATTCACATCGGTTCGTTCTAAGAGAAGTTTAACAACTGAAGCATGTCCGTAACGTGATGCCCACCACAGCAGCGTCTCTCCGGCATGTTTACAGTCATCCGGCCTGGTGTCGGAATGGCCAAAGAGTAACTGAACCATTTGCGGGTTTCCCCCACACACTGAGTGCCACATTAAGCACAAATCTCCTCCGGTGGGGTTGCATGTTACTTTCACATCTTTATGCTTCAAAAGTAGCCGGGCGATCTTGGTGTGCCCCAGAGTGCAGGACCACCAAAGGGCGGTGTaatccttgatatcaagtGCGTTAACATCTAGACTCTCATGTTGGGTAAGTAATTGCACTATTTCCTTGTTCCCTTCACGGACAGCTAGCGTTAGCGGAGGCCCTGATTCACCCTCGGTATTGGGGTTGGACTTGCAACCGAGCAAAAGCTCAACAACAGCTGCGCTTTTACTGCAAACTGCGGCGTAGAGTGGAGTACCCAAATAGTC
The sequence above is a segment of the Aspergillus flavus chromosome 4, complete sequence genome. Coding sequences within it:
- a CDS encoding ankyrin repeat-containing domain protein, coding for MSFSTLPLEILNHIFDPLIPNGWWITSGWSFYYQLEWNAHGLVQLRGVCKAFDTVISRLAFLKLDLRSVKEWRSLKGETASWLLYEKLMIGGVHLDGKSPKEKDTEESFSLRGYDLRKLASQLAIRFRGTETVNELLEWPHDLLYQHCLRNSVSVAAYSGDRALLASFLDKGADMDIYDDYLGTPLYAAVCSKSAAVVELLLGCKSNPNTEGESGPPLTLAVREGNKEIVQLLTQHESLDVNALDIKDYTALWWSCTLGHTKIARLLLKHKDVKVTCNPTGGDLCLMWHSVCGGNPQMVQLLFGHSDTRPDDCKHAGETLLWWASRYGHASVVKLLLERTDVNPNAHMDEGSTPLWEAAVRGYSDTVRQFLQRQDLLPNILSYGGSTPLLAAIRGEHEDVVRLLLSCEAVDLNLKGESGMSPLLRAAKRGSMRIVDALLARKEIEVNSMSDDGDTALSLACSRRHEAVVRLLVAHKDILLNIKDKRGYLPIRKAADAGHADIVQLLLGLHATRGDLQNSDHDDCLCDSLGWGSRRAVTILLNARVEPTFKQQGIETVLSQLRERMKNRADIEEFMEGVEGFNGYM